A DNA window from Aestuariispira ectoiniformans contains the following coding sequences:
- the fdhA gene encoding formaldehyde dehydrogenase, glutathione-independent, translated as MSKNRGVVYLGPDNVEVQNIADPAFIAPDGRKIEHGVILKVVSTNICGSDQHMVRGRTTAPEGLVLGHEITGEVIEKGADVEMLEVGDLVSVPFNVACGRCRTCKSQDTGVCLTVNPERAGGAYGYVDMGGWIGGQARYVMVPYADFNLLRFPDKDRAMAKIKDLTMLSDILPTGFHGAINAGVGVGSTVYVAGAGPVGLAAAASARILGAAVVMIGDFNPDRLAHAEKMGFVPIDLGKHDRLGEMVAEVTGDPEVDSAIDAVGFEARGHKGGEQPAIVLNQMMEVTRAAGSIGIPGLYVTEDPGAVDEAAKVGSLSLRFGLGWAKAQSFHTGQTPVIKYNRQLMQAILHDRLNIAEIVNAKIIPLDDAAEGYHAFDGGAAAKYVLDPHGDLAKAS; from the coding sequence ATGAGTAAGAACCGCGGAGTAGTCTATCTCGGCCCCGACAATGTCGAAGTGCAAAACATCGCAGATCCCGCTTTCATCGCCCCTGACGGCCGTAAAATCGAGCATGGAGTTATTCTAAAAGTTGTCAGCACGAATATCTGCGGCTCCGACCAGCATATGGTCCGCGGGCGGACCACCGCACCGGAAGGCCTCGTCCTGGGTCACGAAATCACTGGCGAGGTCATCGAAAAAGGCGCTGATGTGGAGATGCTCGAGGTCGGCGATCTGGTTTCCGTTCCCTTCAATGTCGCCTGCGGTCGTTGCCGTACATGCAAAAGCCAGGACACCGGCGTCTGCCTGACCGTGAATCCCGAACGCGCCGGGGGTGCCTATGGCTATGTGGACATGGGCGGGTGGATCGGCGGACAGGCTCGTTATGTCATGGTCCCCTATGCTGATTTCAACCTGCTGCGCTTCCCGGACAAGGACCGCGCGATGGCGAAAATCAAGGACCTGACCATGCTGTCCGACATCCTGCCCACCGGTTTTCATGGCGCAATCAATGCAGGCGTCGGTGTCGGCTCCACCGTCTATGTGGCGGGCGCCGGTCCAGTCGGCCTGGCCGCAGCCGCCTCCGCCCGCATCCTGGGGGCTGCCGTTGTGATGATCGGCGATTTCAACCCGGATCGCCTGGCCCATGCGGAAAAGATGGGCTTTGTCCCGATCGACCTTGGCAAACATGACCGTCTTGGCGAGATGGTGGCAGAGGTTACCGGCGATCCGGAAGTGGACAGCGCCATTGACGCCGTTGGCTTTGAGGCACGCGGCCACAAAGGCGGGGAACAGCCAGCGATCGTCCTGAACCAGATGATGGAAGTCACCCGCGCCGCCGGTTCCATCGGCATCCCGGGACTTTATGTGACCGAGGATCCGGGTGCGGTCGACGAGGCCGCCAAAGTGGGCAGTCTGAGCCTGCGCTTTGGCCTTGGCTGGGCGAAGGCACAAAGCTTCCATACCGGGCAGACCCCGGTCATCAAATATAACCGTCAATTGATGCAGGCTATTCTGCATGACCGGCTGAATATTGCAGAAATCGTCAATGCAAAGATCATCCCCCTGGACGATGCAGCCGAGGGGTATCACGCCTTCGACGGAGGGGCCGCCGCAAAATATGTGCTGGACCCGCATGGGGATCTGGCAAAGGCAAGCTAG
- a CDS encoding homocysteine S-methyltransferase family protein: protein MTKPIKRSLVERLKDGPVICAEGFLFELERRGYLTAGEFVPEVALDHPEALTILHRDFQRAGSDIVEAFTYNGHREKMRVIGKEDLLEPLNRAALQIAREVADNAPGEANLMAGNISNTNIWNPEDPDAQRDVHAMFEEMVGWAVEEGADMLIGETFYYAGEAEVALEVMQKTGLPCVVTLAPMAGNRMMDDTGIVETCQKLEQLGADVVGLNCFRGPETMLADLKKIREAVSCPVAGLPVPYRTTDEEPTFFNLSDNNGCHCPSPHGRTFPTALDPLYVNRYEIRDFACRAFEMGISYLGVCCGASPMHIREVAEAVGVATEASRYSENMENHFMYGSHERLPGHIRDLGDTA, encoded by the coding sequence ATGACAAAACCCATTAAACGGTCGCTGGTCGAGAGATTAAAAGACGGCCCGGTGATCTGTGCCGAGGGTTTTCTGTTTGAACTGGAACGCCGCGGCTATCTGACCGCGGGGGAATTCGTGCCGGAAGTGGCGCTGGATCATCCGGAAGCCTTGACGATCCTGCATCGGGACTTCCAGCGTGCCGGTTCGGATATCGTCGAGGCCTTCACCTATAACGGCCACCGGGAAAAGATGCGCGTGATCGGCAAGGAGGATTTGCTGGAACCGCTTAACCGCGCCGCCCTTCAGATTGCCCGCGAGGTTGCGGATAATGCGCCCGGGGAAGCCAATCTGATGGCGGGCAATATTTCCAATACCAATATCTGGAATCCCGAAGACCCGGATGCACAGCGTGATGTCCACGCGATGTTCGAGGAAATGGTCGGCTGGGCAGTGGAAGAAGGGGCCGATATGTTGATCGGGGAAACCTTCTATTACGCCGGTGAGGCTGAGGTCGCGCTGGAAGTGATGCAGAAGACTGGCTTGCCCTGCGTCGTCACCCTGGCGCCGATGGCCGGTAATCGGATGATGGACGACACAGGCATCGTGGAGACCTGTCAGAAGCTGGAACAGCTTGGGGCGGATGTGGTCGGCCTGAACTGTTTTCGCGGGCCGGAGACGATGTTGGCCGACCTGAAGAAGATCCGCGAGGCGGTATCCTGCCCGGTGGCCGGTTTACCCGTTCCTTACCGGACGACCGACGAGGAGCCGACATTCTTCAACCTGTCGGACAATAACGGCTGTCACTGCCCGTCGCCCCATGGTCGGACCTTCCCGACCGCGTTGGACCCGCTCTATGTGAACCGGTATGAAATCCGTGATTTCGCATGCCGTGCCTTTGAGATGGGGATATCCTATCTGGGCGTTTGCTGTGGCGCGTCACCCATGCATATCCGCGAGGTTGCCGAAGCCGTCGGTGTGGCGACCGAGGCCAGCCGCTATTCGGAGAATATGGAAAACCACTTCATGTATGGCAGCCACGAACGTCTGCCGGGTCATATTCGCGATCTGGGCGATACGGCCTGA
- a CDS encoding bifunctional helix-turn-helix domain-containing protein/methylated-DNA--[protein]-cysteine S-methyltransferase — MTVSGMTGMQMQDTYDTIEIALTYLSDHWDEQPELGELAQYVGMSEHHLQRVFTRWVGISPKKFLSALTLDQARRRLNDSLSVLHASLDSGLSGPGRLHDLFVTYEAMTPGEYKRQAAGLTIRYGWHATPFGQALLMTTDRGVCGMSFVDDRGVDACFDDMAARWPKARLVQDQAETERAIATIFASPDDIKSGNVPPLRLFLKGTDFQVKVWEALMELPMGALTTYGDIAKQVGISTGGGQAVGNAVGKNPISWLIPCHRVIRNTGELGGYRWGLPRKIAMMGWEAAAAEGD; from the coding sequence ATGACTGTAAGCGGGATGACCGGGATGCAGATGCAAGATACCTACGACACGATTGAAATCGCCCTGACCTATCTGTCCGATCACTGGGATGAACAGCCGGAGTTGGGAGAACTGGCGCAATATGTGGGGATGAGCGAGCATCACCTGCAGCGGGTCTTCACCCGTTGGGTCGGCATCAGCCCCAAAAAGTTTTTGAGCGCCCTTACACTTGATCAGGCGCGCCGCCGTTTGAATGACAGCCTCAGCGTCCTCCACGCGTCTTTGGACAGCGGTCTGTCAGGACCCGGTCGGCTGCACGACCTGTTCGTGACCTATGAGGCGATGACACCCGGCGAATACAAACGCCAGGCGGCGGGGCTGACGATCCGCTATGGCTGGCACGCAACGCCTTTCGGGCAGGCACTGCTGATGACGACCGACCGCGGCGTATGCGGCATGTCATTCGTGGATGACCGGGGTGTGGACGCCTGTTTTGATGATATGGCGGCCCGCTGGCCCAAGGCACGGCTGGTTCAGGATCAGGCCGAAACGGAACGGGCTATCGCCACCATTTTTGCAAGTCCGGATGACATCAAAAGCGGCAATGTGCCGCCGCTGAGGCTGTTCCTCAAAGGGACCGACTTTCAGGTGAAGGTCTGGGAAGCCCTGATGGAACTGCCCATGGGGGCTTTGACCACATATGGCGATATCGCCAAACAGGTCGGCATCTCCACAGGCGGTGGGCAGGCGGTGGGCAATGCGGTGGGGAAGAATCCGATATCCTGGCTTATCCCCTGCCACCGTGTGATCCGCAATACAGGCGAACTGGGCGGCTACCGCTGGGGGCTGCCGCGCAAGATCGCCATGATGGGGTGGGAAGCTGCCGCCGCCGAAGGCGACTGA
- the cysQ gene encoding 3'(2'),5'-bisphosphate nucleotidase CysQ has product MITEIDARALMPSITKIIRQAGETVMAIYATDFETYTKEDASPVTEADMAAEAIIKPALEKLLPGVPVVAEESAAAGDIPDVGDAPFWLVDPVDGTKEFLNRNGEFTVNIALIVDRQPVLGAVLAPALDTLYTGIVGEGAHKKVGEEAAQRITVRPEPAEGITIVASRRHGDPEILEKFLAGRTLHETKNAGSSLKFCLVAEGSADLYPRFGPTCEWDVAAGHAVLAAAGGRVTFDDGKTPFSYAKQADFLNPHFIAWGGIE; this is encoded by the coding sequence ATGATCACAGAAATCGACGCCCGGGCCCTGATGCCGTCCATCACCAAGATCATTCGTCAGGCGGGCGAAACGGTCATGGCCATCTACGCAACGGATTTCGAGACCTACACCAAGGAAGACGCCTCCCCTGTGACCGAGGCCGATATGGCCGCCGAGGCCATCATCAAACCGGCCCTGGAAAAACTGTTGCCCGGCGTGCCTGTCGTTGCAGAGGAATCAGCGGCCGCAGGGGATATTCCTGACGTGGGCGACGCCCCATTCTGGCTGGTGGACCCGGTGGACGGCACCAAGGAATTCCTGAACCGCAATGGTGAATTCACTGTCAATATCGCCCTGATCGTCGACCGCCAGCCGGTTCTGGGGGCGGTTCTCGCCCCGGCGCTGGACACGCTCTATACCGGCATTGTGGGCGAAGGGGCCCATAAGAAGGTTGGTGAAGAGGCCGCACAGCGCATTACCGTGCGTCCGGAACCTGCGGAAGGCATCACCATCGTCGCCAGCCGCCGCCATGGAGATCCCGAAATCCTGGAGAAGTTCCTGGCGGGGCGCACCCTGCATGAAACCAAGAATGCGGGCTCCAGCCTGAAATTCTGTCTGGTGGCCGAAGGCAGCGCAGACCTCTATCCCCGCTTCGGCCCCACCTGCGAATGGGATGTCGCGGCGGGCCATGCGGTGCTGGCCGCGGCAGGCGGGCGTGTGACCTTCGACGACGGGAAAACGCCGTTCTCCTATGCCAAACAGGCCGATTTCCTGAACCCCCATTTCATTGCCTGGGGCGGTATCGAGTAA
- a CDS encoding xanthine dehydrogenase family protein molybdopterin-binding subunit: MGQFGIGQPLRRVEDQRFLTGTGSYTDDLHLEGETHGVVVRSPFAHATIKSIDIDEALASPGVLAVYTADDLTKAGIKDIPCVAGMKNGVTTFVRHDRSILARDRARHVGDPVAFVVAETLAQAQDAAELVDVDYDELPSVTDTAAAICEDAPHVWDDTPNNHSFVWHHGDKEAVDAAFEKAAHKVSVTLINNRIVVNSLEPRVAIANFDGDRYQLFTPSQGVHNIKNQLSRTIFDIPPEKLHVVTPDVGGGFGMKLFVHPEQPLVLFAAQQLKRPVRWTAERAADAFLSDIQGRDHVSHAELALDEDLNFLGLRVNTTANMGAYLSNYAPFIATMAGCRMLAGVYRTPAIHVEVNGVYSNTVPVDAYRGAGRPEAAYLVERLVDKAARDLGVDPTELRRRNFIGENDFPHKTPVGPTYDCGLFARTMDQALERAERNGFEGRRAQSEANGKKRGLGLAYYIEACGAGPGETADIRVAENGHVTVLIGTQSNGQGHETAYRQIVAAKLGIDMDRILVIQGDSDKIEKGSGTGGSRSIPEGGTASRDAAQEVINKGTLIAAEAMETAAGDIEFADGQFTVAGTDKSLSLSEVAQAAHDPKNLADGMEPGLDGKAFFQGGESTYPNGCHVCELEVDPDTGTVDILRYTVVDDFGTVINPMMLEGQVHGGIAQGMGQALLEHTVYDNDSGQLLSGSFMDYAMPRADHLPFVDFTYHEDAPCLNNPMGAKGAGEAGAIGAPPAIINALVDALQEYGVDHIDMPATPEVIWRSIHMKSS, encoded by the coding sequence ATGGGGCAATTCGGCATCGGACAACCATTGCGGCGGGTAGAAGATCAGCGGTTCCTGACCGGCACCGGCAGCTATACGGACGACCTTCATCTGGAAGGTGAAACACATGGTGTCGTGGTCCGGTCACCCTTCGCCCATGCCACAATCAAAAGCATCGACATCGACGAGGCCCTTGCCAGCCCGGGCGTTCTGGCGGTCTACACCGCCGACGACCTGACAAAGGCCGGGATCAAGGATATCCCCTGTGTTGCCGGTATGAAGAATGGCGTCACCACCTTTGTTCGCCATGACCGCTCTATTCTTGCGCGTGACCGTGCCCGCCATGTGGGCGACCCTGTTGCCTTCGTCGTCGCGGAAACCCTCGCCCAGGCCCAGGACGCCGCCGAACTGGTCGATGTGGATTACGACGAGTTGCCCTCGGTCACGGACACCGCCGCCGCCATCTGTGAAGATGCCCCGCATGTCTGGGACGACACTCCCAACAACCACAGCTTTGTCTGGCATCATGGTGACAAGGAGGCCGTCGACGCTGCCTTCGAAAAGGCAGCCCACAAAGTATCCGTCACCCTCATCAATAACCGGATTGTAGTTAATTCTCTGGAACCCCGTGTGGCTATTGCCAATTTTGACGGCGACAGATACCAGCTCTTCACGCCAAGCCAGGGCGTGCACAATATCAAGAACCAGCTCAGCCGGACAATTTTCGACATCCCCCCGGAAAAACTGCATGTGGTTACGCCGGATGTCGGCGGCGGCTTTGGCATGAAACTGTTTGTGCACCCGGAACAGCCGCTCGTCCTGTTCGCGGCGCAACAGTTGAAGCGCCCCGTGCGCTGGACTGCGGAACGCGCCGCCGATGCCTTTTTGTCGGATATTCAGGGCCGCGACCACGTCAGCCATGCCGAACTGGCACTGGACGAAGACCTGAACTTCCTGGGGTTGCGGGTAAACACCACAGCCAACATGGGAGCCTATCTGTCCAATTACGCCCCGTTCATCGCCACCATGGCCGGGTGCCGCATGCTTGCAGGCGTCTACCGCACACCAGCCATCCATGTGGAAGTGAATGGCGTTTACAGCAACACCGTGCCTGTCGACGCCTATCGCGGCGCCGGTCGCCCGGAGGCCGCCTATCTGGTGGAGCGCCTTGTAGACAAGGCCGCCCGAGACCTTGGCGTTGATCCTACAGAACTGCGTCGCCGGAACTTTATCGGCGAAAACGACTTTCCACATAAGACCCCGGTCGGTCCGACCTATGACTGCGGCCTTTTTGCTCGCACCATGGATCAGGCCCTGGAACGGGCAGAACGCAACGGGTTCGAGGGCCGACGCGCCCAGTCCGAAGCCAATGGCAAAAAGCGTGGCCTGGGCCTTGCCTATTATATTGAGGCCTGCGGCGCGGGCCCCGGTGAGACTGCCGATATCCGGGTCGCGGAAAACGGCCATGTCACCGTCCTGATCGGCACCCAGTCCAACGGTCAGGGTCATGAAACCGCCTACCGCCAGATCGTCGCCGCCAAGCTTGGCATCGACATGGACCGGATTTTGGTTATCCAGGGTGACAGTGACAAGATTGAGAAAGGCAGCGGCACGGGCGGGTCCCGATCCATCCCCGAAGGTGGTACAGCATCACGCGATGCGGCACAGGAAGTGATCAACAAGGGCACCCTGATCGCCGCCGAAGCCATGGAAACCGCCGCTGGCGACATTGAATTCGCCGACGGACAATTCACCGTGGCGGGAACCGACAAGTCCCTGTCACTGTCAGAAGTCGCACAAGCGGCCCATGACCCGAAAAACCTGGCTGACGGCATGGAACCCGGCCTTGACGGCAAGGCCTTCTTCCAGGGCGGCGAATCTACCTACCCCAATGGCTGTCATGTCTGTGAACTGGAGGTCGACCCCGATACCGGAACGGTCGACATCCTGCGTTACACGGTCGTGGACGACTTCGGCACCGTGATCAATCCAATGATGCTGGAAGGCCAGGTTCATGGCGGCATTGCCCAGGGCATGGGACAGGCGTTGCTGGAACACACCGTCTATGACAATGACAGCGGCCAGCTTCTCAGCGGCTCCTTTATGGACTACGCCATGCCACGGGCGGACCACCTGCCGTTTGTCGATTTCACCTATCACGAAGATGCCCCCTGCCTGAATAACCCGATGGGGGCAAAAGGCGCAGGCGAGGCAGGAGCCATCGGCGCACCGCCTGCAATTATCAATGCCCTTGTCGATGCCTTGCAGGAATATGGCGTGGATCATATTGATATGCCTGCAACGCCGGAGGTAATCTGGCGGTCGATCCACATGAAATCCAGTTAG
- the amrA gene encoding AmmeMemoRadiSam system protein A produces the protein MVAGSSTENTATQGGNFATRVVASHEPTLLSTAATSIQTGLAQEKPAAVNPATFPDDLAAQCGSFVTLEKEGRLRGCIGTIQAYRPLIVDVSENAYGAAFRDPRFQPVEQQELEVLSLSISVLSPMQPLSFGSEAELLDQLVPHETGLLIHDQGHRAVFLPQVWESLPEKTQFLGKLRIKARLPETHWSASFEAWQFQVAKTKSAKIAETTSDNGNGPGHSP, from the coding sequence ATGGTAGCTGGATCCTCCACTGAGAACACAGCCACGCAGGGCGGGAATTTCGCAACGCGGGTCGTGGCAAGCCACGAGCCGACCCTGCTGTCCACAGCAGCAACCTCGATCCAGACGGGTCTGGCACAGGAAAAACCGGCAGCGGTAAACCCGGCGACCTTTCCGGACGATCTGGCCGCCCAATGCGGCAGCTTCGTCACCCTGGAAAAAGAAGGGAGGCTGCGTGGCTGCATCGGTACAATCCAGGCCTACCGCCCCCTAATTGTCGATGTATCGGAAAATGCCTACGGAGCGGCCTTTCGCGATCCCCGTTTCCAACCGGTCGAGCAGCAGGAACTGGAAGTGCTTTCCCTGTCGATTTCCGTTCTAAGCCCGATGCAGCCCCTGTCATTCGGCAGTGAAGCGGAGCTGCTGGACCAACTGGTTCCCCATGAGACAGGCCTGCTGATCCACGATCAGGGGCATCGGGCGGTTTTTCTTCCCCAGGTCTGGGAAAGCCTGCCGGAGAAAACACAATTCCTGGGCAAGCTCAGGATCAAGGCCCGGCTGCCGGAAACACATTGGTCCGCAAGTTTCGAGGCCTGGCAGTTCCAGGTTGCCAAGACAAAGTCAGCCAAAATCGCGGAAACCACCTCTGACAACGGGAATGGCCCCGGACATTCCCCGTAA
- the amrB gene encoding AmmeMemoRadiSam system protein B: MTTVRPAAVAGQFYPGNPAELGGTINRFLAQADASHIQVGEPPKALIVPHAGYVFSGACAARAYATIAKVADKISRVILMGPCHRAAIHGLATTSADAWETPLGQVEIDQRAIATLTNLDQVSVNDAAHQWEHSLEVHLPFLQRVLPNFRLVPFAVGNASNVDVAEVLETLWGGEETLIVISTDLSHYLSYEDARTIDNRTATAIEKLDWQAISQEQACGRVPVSGLLTCAKKHGLAIERVGFCNSGDTAGPRDRVVGYGSWILH, from the coding sequence ATGACAACCGTCAGACCAGCCGCCGTTGCCGGGCAATTCTATCCGGGAAACCCCGCAGAACTGGGCGGCACCATCAACCGATTTCTGGCCCAGGCCGACGCCAGCCATATCCAGGTGGGCGAACCACCCAAGGCCCTGATCGTCCCCCATGCGGGATATGTTTTCTCAGGCGCATGCGCCGCCAGGGCCTATGCCACGATCGCCAAGGTCGCCGACAAAATCAGCAGGGTCATCCTGATGGGCCCTTGCCACCGGGCCGCTATCCACGGCCTTGCCACGACCAGCGCCGACGCCTGGGAAACCCCATTGGGACAGGTTGAAATAGACCAGAGGGCTATTGCCACGCTCACAAACCTCGATCAGGTAAGCGTCAATGATGCCGCCCACCAATGGGAACACAGCCTGGAAGTCCACCTTCCCTTCCTGCAGCGTGTCCTGCCGAATTTCAGGCTCGTCCCCTTTGCAGTCGGGAATGCAAGCAATGTGGACGTAGCCGAAGTTCTGGAAACCCTCTGGGGAGGAGAAGAGACACTGATCGTGATCAGCACCGATCTGAGCCATTACTTGAGCTACGAAGACGCCAGGACGATCGACAACCGGACCGCCACGGCAATCGAAAAGCTGGATTGGCAGGCAATCAGCCAGGAACAGGCCTGTGGCCGCGTTCCGGTATCGGGTCTGCTGACCTGCGCGAAAAAACACGGCCTGGCAATCGAACGGGTCGGCTTCTGCAATTCCGGCGATACTGCCGGACCACGGGACCGGGTAGTAGGTTATGGTAGCTGGATCCTCCACTGA